A DNA window from Camelina sativa cultivar DH55 chromosome 17, Cs, whole genome shotgun sequence contains the following coding sequences:
- the LOC104759905 gene encoding ATP-dependent DNA helicase PIF1-like: MCRMSRSSDLGELVQEAKLIIWDEAPMMSKYCFETLDRSLKDIMCDPEDKPFGGKVIIFGGDFRQILPVIVCAGREQIVNSSLNSSYLWNNCKVLRLTRNMRLLQNITPNQATEIEEFSKWILDVGEGRLNEPNDGVVDIDIPEELLVTEVNSPIESIINAVYGEERVYLSSDSIDPQDTRNKDNPAYSPDFLNSVRISGVPNHALRLKIGCPVMLLRNIDPHGGLMNGTRLQITQMADHVIQARIITGTRVGKIVLLPRMVLIPSDTRLPFKMRRRQFPINVAFAMTINKSQGQSLSNVGLYLPRLVFSHGQLYVAMSRVSSKSGLKILITDPKGKPQKKTRNVVFKEVFQNI, translated from the exons ATGTGCAGAATGTCAAGGTCTTCTGATTTAGGTGAATTAGTCCAAGAAGCGAAGTTGATCATTTGGGACGAAGCTCCTATGATGAGTAAATACTGCTTTGAGACTTTGGATAGAAGTTTGAAAGATATAATGTGTGATCCAGAAGATAAACCTTTTGGTGGTAAGGTCATTATTTTTGGTGGTGATTTCCGTCAGATCCTTCCTGTTATTGTTTGTGCTGGTCGAGAGCAAATAGTTAACTCATCGCTCAACTCTTCTTACCTTTGGAATAATTGTAAAGTTTTAAGGCTAACAAGAAATATGAGGTTGCTGCAAAACATAACTCCGAATCAAGCCACAGAGATTGAAGAGTTCTCGAAATGGATTCTTGACGTTGGAGAAGGAAGACTTAATGAGCCAAATGATGGAGTTGTTGATATTGACATCCCAGAAGAATTGCTGGTCACAGAAGTAAACTCTCCAATTGAATCTATCATTAATGCAGTATATG GTGAGGAAAGAGTTTACTTAAGTTCAGATAGTATTGATCCGCAAGATACAAGGAATAAAGACAATCCTGCATATAGTCCTGATTTCCTAAACTCAGTTAGGATTTCCGGAGTACCAAACCATGCTCTTCGTTTGAAAATTGGTTGTCCAGTAATGTTGCTACGCAATATTGATCCTCATGGAGGCTTAATGAATGGAACAAGACTACAGATTACACAAATGGCTGATCATGTTATACAAGCAAGAATAATCACTGGTACGAGAGTTGGTAAAATTGTTCTTTTACCAAGAATGGTATTAATACCATCAGATACCCGTTTGCCTTTCAAAATGAGACGTAGACAATTTCCTATAAACGTTGCTTTCGCAATGACTATCaacaaaagtcaaggtcagTCTCTCTCAAATGTTGGTTTATACTTGCCTAGACTTGTTTTCTCTCATGGCCAGCTATATGTAGCTATGTCCCGTGTAAGCAGTAAATCAGGATTGAAAATCCTCATTACTGACCCAAAAGGAAAacctcaaaagaaaacaaggaatgTCGTCTTCAAAGaggttttccaaaacatttga